A genome region from Pseudomonas pergaminensis includes the following:
- a CDS encoding YeaH/YhbH family protein, with protein sequence MSYVIDRRLNGKNKSTVNRQRFLRRYRDHIKKAVEEAVSRRSITDMEHGEQISIPGRDIDEPVLHHGRGGKQTVVHPGNKEFTTGEHIQRPQGGGGGKGPGKAGNSGEGMDEFVFQITQEEFLEFMFEDLELPNLVKRNLTGTDTFKTVRAGISNEGNPSRINIIRTLRSAHARRIALSGSSRAKLKEAKDELARLKREEPDNFGDIQEIEAEIEKLSARIHRVPFLDTFDLKYNLLVKQPNPSSKAVMFCLMDVSGSMTQATKDIAKRFFILLYLFLKRNYDKIDVVFIRHHTSAREVDEEEFFYSRETGGTIVSSALKLMQEIMAERYPANEWNIYAAQASDGDNWNDDSPICRDILINQIMPFVQYYTYVEITPREHQALWFEYERIGEAFADTFAQQQLVSAGDIYPVFRELFQRRLVT encoded by the coding sequence ATGAGCTATGTGATCGACCGACGCCTCAATGGCAAGAACAAAAGCACGGTAAACCGCCAGCGTTTCCTGCGGCGTTACCGTGACCACATCAAAAAGGCCGTTGAAGAGGCCGTCAGCCGCCGTTCCATTACCGATATGGAGCATGGCGAACAAATCAGCATTCCCGGACGGGACATCGACGAACCGGTGCTGCACCACGGCCGGGGCGGTAAGCAGACCGTCGTGCACCCAGGCAACAAGGAGTTCACCACCGGCGAACACATCCAGCGCCCCCAAGGCGGTGGCGGCGGCAAAGGCCCGGGCAAGGCGGGTAACTCCGGCGAAGGCATGGACGAGTTCGTGTTCCAGATCACCCAGGAAGAATTCCTCGAATTCATGTTCGAGGACCTGGAACTGCCCAATTTGGTCAAGCGCAACCTGACCGGCACCGACACGTTCAAGACCGTGCGCGCCGGGATCAGCAACGAGGGCAACCCGTCACGCATCAATATTATTCGCACCCTGCGCTCGGCCCATGCCCGGCGTATCGCCCTTTCCGGCAGCAGCCGCGCCAAACTGAAGGAAGCCAAGGACGAATTGGCGCGCCTGAAGCGTGAAGAACCGGATAACTTCGGCGATATTCAAGAAATCGAGGCGGAAATCGAGAAACTCAGCGCGCGTATTCATCGCGTGCCCTTCCTCGACACCTTTGACCTGAAGTACAACCTGCTGGTCAAACAGCCCAATCCCAGCTCCAAGGCGGTGATGTTCTGCCTGATGGACGTGTCGGGCTCCATGACGCAGGCCACCAAGGACATCGCCAAGCGCTTCTTCATCCTGCTGTACCTGTTCCTCAAGCGGAACTACGACAAGATCGACGTCGTGTTCATTCGCCATCACACCAGCGCACGGGAAGTGGACGAAGAAGAGTTCTTCTATTCACGCGAAACCGGCGGCACCATCGTTTCCAGCGCCTTGAAACTGATGCAAGAGATCATGGCCGAACGCTATCCGGCCAATGAGTGGAACATCTACGCCGCCCAGGCCTCGGACGGGGACAACTGGAACGACGACTCGCCCATCTGCCGCGACATCCTGATCAACCAGATCATGCCGTTTGTGCAGTACTACACTTACGTTGAAATCACCCCCCGTGAGCACCAGGCACTGTGGTTCGAATACGAGCGCATCGGCGAAGCCTTTGCCGACACATTCGCCCAACAGCAATTGGTCTCGGCCGGCGATATCTACCCGGTCTTCCGTGAACTCTTCCAGCGCAGGTTAGTGACATGA
- a CDS encoding SpoVR family protein, giving the protein MTAKKEQKRQPISTGSEWTFELIQAYDREISRIAAGYALDTYPNQIEVITAEQMMDAYASVGMPLGYHHWSYGKHFLSTEKSYTRGQMGLAYEIVINSDPCIAYLMEENTICMQALVVAHACYGHNSFFKGNYLFRTWTDASSIIDYLVFAKQYIMQCEERHGIDAVEDLLDSCHALMNYGVDRYKRPYPISAEEERLRQKEREEHLQKQINDLWRTIPKRAGKNSDKDNARFPAEPQENILYFLEKHAPLLEPWQREIVRIVRKIAQYFYPQRQTQVMNEGWATFWHYTLMNDLYDEGLVTDGFMMEFLTSHTSVVFQPGFDSPYYNGINPYALGFAMYRDIRRMCEHPTEEDRRWFPEIAGSDWLSTIKFAMSSFKDESFILQYLSPQVIRDLKLFSILDDDLKDDLVVPAIHDEPGYRIIRETLAAQYNLGNREPNVQIYSIDVRGDRSLTLRHQQHDRKPLGESTEEVLKHLHRLWGFDIHLETLQGDQVMKTHHVPPRTDHNDNDYGRLDLAVVHL; this is encoded by the coding sequence ATGACCGCCAAAAAAGAGCAAAAACGCCAACCTATCTCCACGGGCTCCGAGTGGACCTTTGAACTGATCCAGGCCTATGACCGGGAAATCAGCCGCATCGCGGCGGGTTATGCGCTGGACACCTACCCCAACCAGATCGAAGTGATCACCGCCGAACAGATGATGGATGCCTATGCATCGGTGGGCATGCCGCTGGGCTATCACCATTGGTCCTACGGCAAACACTTCCTCAGCACCGAGAAGTCCTATACTCGGGGCCAGATGGGCCTGGCCTACGAGATCGTGATCAACTCCGACCCCTGCATTGCTTACCTGATGGAAGAAAACACCATCTGCATGCAGGCACTGGTGGTGGCGCATGCCTGCTACGGGCATAACAGCTTCTTCAAGGGCAATTACCTGTTTCGCACCTGGACCGACGCCAGTTCGATCATCGATTACCTTGTGTTCGCCAAGCAGTACATCATGCAGTGCGAGGAACGCCACGGCATCGACGCAGTGGAAGACCTGCTCGACTCCTGCCACGCGCTGATGAACTATGGCGTGGACCGCTACAAACGCCCGTACCCGATCTCCGCCGAGGAAGAACGCCTGCGCCAGAAGGAACGCGAGGAACACCTGCAGAAACAGATCAACGACCTGTGGCGCACCATCCCCAAGCGCGCTGGCAAGAACAGCGACAAGGACAATGCACGCTTCCCCGCCGAACCCCAGGAAAACATCTTGTACTTCCTGGAAAAGCACGCCCCCTTGCTTGAACCTTGGCAACGGGAAATCGTGCGCATCGTGCGCAAGATCGCCCAGTATTTCTATCCACAGCGCCAGACCCAGGTCATGAACGAAGGCTGGGCAACGTTCTGGCACTACACGCTGATGAATGACCTGTACGACGAGGGCCTGGTCACCGACGGCTTCATGATGGAGTTCCTGACCTCTCACACCAGCGTAGTCTTCCAGCCCGGCTTCGACAGCCCTTACTACAACGGCATCAACCCCTATGCGCTGGGCTTTGCCATGTACCGCGACATCCGGCGCATGTGCGAACACCCTACCGAGGAAGACCGCCGCTGGTTCCCGGAAATCGCTGGCAGCGATTGGTTGTCCACCATCAAGTTCGCCATGAGCAGCTTCAAGGATGAAAGTTTTATCCTGCAGTACCTGTCGCCTCAGGTGATCCGCGATCTCAAGCTGTTCAGCATTCTCGACGATGACCTCAAGGATGATCTGGTAGTGCCGGCGATCCACGATGAACCTGGCTACCGCATCATCCGCGAAACCCTGGCGGCGCAGTACAACCTGGGTAATCGCGAACCCAACGTGCAGATCTACAGCATCGATGTGCGTGGCGACCGCTCGCTGACCTTGCGTCACCAGCAGCACGACCGAAAACCCCTGGGTGAGTCCACCGAGGAGGTGCTCAAGCACTTGCACCGGCTATGGGGCTTCGATATCCATCTGGAAACCCTGCAAGGCGATCAGGTGATGAAGACCCATCATGTGCCACCGCGCACCGATCACAACGACAACGACTACGGTCGCCTGGACCTGGCCGTCGTACATCTCTGA
- a CDS encoding multifunctional CCA addition/repair protein — protein MKIYKVGGAVRDRLLGIKVTDIDRVVVGATTEEMLARGFKPVGADFPVFLDPKNGDEYALARTERKSGRGYGGFVFHASPEVTLEEDLIRRDLTINAMAEDDDGNLTDPYHGQRDLEARILRHVSPAFAEDPLRVLRVARFAARYAHLGFTVAPETLELMRQLSESGELEALTPERSWKEISRALMEDQPQVFIQVLRDCNALKTLMPEVDALFGVPQPAVHHPEIDTGLHTLSVLEQAALHQQPLTVRWACLLHDLGKGTTPVDKLPQHIAHEHRGLELIKAVNERFKVPKDCQELALLVGQYHTHGHRALELRASTLLELLQSFDVYRRPQRFEEFVVACEMDARGRKGLEQRSYPQADYLRGAAKAAREVAVAPLLEKGFKGPELGEALKRERLKALKIYKEHHAL, from the coding sequence ATGAAAATCTACAAAGTCGGCGGTGCCGTGCGTGACCGCCTGCTGGGCATCAAGGTCACCGACATCGACCGCGTCGTCGTGGGCGCAACCACCGAGGAGATGCTGGCCAGGGGCTTCAAGCCTGTGGGCGCAGACTTCCCGGTATTCCTGGACCCGAAAAACGGCGACGAATACGCCTTGGCCCGTACCGAACGCAAGAGCGGCCGCGGCTACGGCGGCTTTGTGTTTCATGCCAGCCCCGAAGTTACCCTGGAAGAGGACCTGATCCGTCGCGACCTGACCATCAATGCGATGGCGGAAGACGACGACGGCAACCTGACCGATCCCTATCACGGCCAGCGTGATCTTGAAGCACGCATTCTGCGCCACGTTTCCCCGGCGTTCGCCGAAGATCCATTACGTGTACTGCGAGTCGCGCGCTTTGCTGCGCGCTATGCGCACTTGGGTTTTACCGTCGCGCCGGAAACGCTGGAACTCATGCGTCAACTCAGCGAATCCGGCGAGTTGGAAGCCCTGACACCTGAGCGCAGCTGGAAAGAAATATCCCGGGCACTGATGGAGGACCAGCCTCAGGTGTTCATCCAGGTACTGCGCGACTGTAATGCGCTGAAAACCTTGATGCCCGAGGTCGATGCACTGTTTGGTGTACCGCAACCCGCAGTTCATCACCCGGAAATCGATACCGGCCTGCACACCTTGAGCGTGTTGGAACAGGCTGCACTCCACCAGCAGCCGCTGACTGTGCGTTGGGCCTGCCTGCTTCACGACCTGGGCAAAGGCACGACACCTGTGGATAAGTTGCCGCAGCACATTGCCCATGAACACCGGGGTTTGGAGCTGATCAAGGCTGTCAATGAACGCTTCAAAGTACCGAAGGATTGCCAGGAATTGGCGTTGCTGGTGGGCCAATACCACACTCACGGCCATCGGGCACTTGAGCTAAGAGCCTCGACGTTGCTGGAATTGCTGCAGAGCTTTGACGTGTATCGTCGGCCACAGCGCTTTGAAGAGTTTGTGGTCGCCTGCGAGATGGACGCCCGAGGCCGCAAGGGGCTGGAGCAAAGAAGTTATCCACAAGCGGATTATTTGCGTGGGGCCGCGAAGGCCGCTCGCGAAGTGGCGGTTGCCCCCTTACTGGAGAAGGGTTTCAAAGGCCCTGAGCTGGGCGAGGCCCTCAAGCGCGAACGGCTCAAGGCCCTAAAAATCTACAAAGAACACCACGCACTGTAG
- the folK gene encoding 2-amino-4-hydroxy-6-hydroxymethyldihydropteridine diphosphokinase, with the protein MSLTQVYLGLGSNIERERHLCAGLDALASFLTDLRCSPVFESQPVGIKSGPFFNLVVSAYTDLPLMELDRRLKFIEADNGRYAPDRKGLPLDIDVLLYGDLVGNFDGLVLPRAEILKNAFVLWPLSLMAPARVHPEVGKSLAELWRDAQIDQVLAPVAFEWQGQPLTPNILL; encoded by the coding sequence ATGTCGCTAACTCAGGTTTACCTAGGCCTAGGCAGCAACATCGAGCGTGAGCGGCATCTGTGCGCCGGTCTGGACGCGTTGGCGAGTTTCCTGACGGATCTGCGTTGTTCGCCGGTGTTCGAAAGCCAGCCAGTGGGTATCAAGAGCGGGCCGTTCTTCAACCTGGTGGTGTCGGCCTACACCGATCTGCCGTTGATGGAGCTGGATCGCCGTTTGAAGTTCATTGAGGCCGACAATGGCCGCTACGCGCCGGATCGCAAGGGGCTGCCGCTGGATATAGACGTGCTGTTGTATGGCGATCTAGTGGGCAATTTCGATGGTTTGGTGCTGCCGCGTGCAGAGATCCTGAAGAACGCGTTTGTGCTGTGGCCGCTGTCGCTGATGGCGCCCGCGCGCGTACACCCTGAAGTGGGCAAGAGCCTGGCTGAGCTGTGGCGCGACGCGCAGATTGACCAGGTGCTGGCGCCTGTCGCGTTTGAATGGCAGGGCCAGCCACTCACGCCAAACATTCTCCTGTAG
- the folB gene encoding dihydroneopterin aldolase produces MDRVFIEGLEVDTVIGAYDWERGIRQCLRLDLSFAWDNRPAAAGDDLTLALDYASVSARIQAFAEQSQFQLVETFAERLADVLMSEFQIPWLHLKLTKPGAVPAAKGVGVEIERGCR; encoded by the coding sequence TTGGACAGAGTGTTTATCGAAGGCCTGGAAGTCGACACCGTCATCGGGGCCTACGACTGGGAGCGCGGAATCCGCCAATGCCTGCGCCTGGACCTGAGCTTCGCCTGGGATAATCGCCCGGCCGCCGCTGGTGACGACCTGACCTTGGCGCTGGATTACGCCAGTGTGTCCGCCCGTATCCAGGCGTTTGCCGAACAGTCCCAGTTCCAACTGGTGGAAACCTTTGCCGAGCGCCTGGCCGACGTGTTGATGAGTGAATTCCAGATTCCCTGGTTGCACCTCAAACTGACCAAGCCAGGCGCCGTGCCGGCTGCCAAGGGCGTGGGCGTGGAGATCGAGCGCGGATGTCGCTAA
- the plsY gene encoding glycerol-3-phosphate 1-O-acyltransferase PlsY, whose amino-acid sequence MFWSLAVFAYLLGSLSFAILLSRLTGNPDPRMSGSGNAGATNMLRLAGKKLAVLTLLGDVCKGLLPVLIASLAGLTLQQQAWIGVCAVLGHLFPLYFRFRGGKGVATAAGMLLGIYPPAALLAVLAWLLTFYLTRTSSLAALIATPLTLPLLAWQEPAALLPMSVLTLLIVWRHRGNLRDLFAGRERHF is encoded by the coding sequence ATGTTTTGGTCACTGGCGGTTTTCGCCTACCTGCTCGGCTCGCTGTCCTTCGCCATCTTGCTCAGCCGCCTGACGGGAAATCCCGACCCGCGAATGAGTGGCTCAGGCAATGCCGGCGCCACCAATATGTTGCGCCTGGCCGGCAAGAAGCTCGCCGTACTGACGCTTTTGGGTGACGTCTGCAAGGGCCTGTTGCCCGTGCTGATCGCCAGCCTCGCCGGCCTTACCCTGCAACAACAGGCCTGGATCGGCGTATGCGCGGTCCTGGGCCATCTGTTTCCACTGTACTTCCGCTTTCGCGGTGGCAAAGGCGTCGCCACGGCTGCCGGCATGCTGCTGGGGATTTACCCACCGGCAGCGTTGCTGGCCGTTCTCGCCTGGCTGCTGACGTTCTACCTGACCCGCACCAGCTCACTCGCCGCGCTGATCGCCACTCCGCTCACCCTGCCGCTACTGGCCTGGCAGGAACCGGCGGCATTGCTGCCGATGAGCGTACTGACACTGTTGATCGTCTGGCGCCACCGGGGCAATTTACGCGACCTGTTTGCCGGGCGCGAACGGCATTTTTAA
- the tsaD gene encoding tRNA (adenosine(37)-N6)-threonylcarbamoyltransferase complex transferase subunit TsaD: MLVLGLETSCDETGVALYDSERGLLADALFSQIDLHRAYGGVVPELASRDHVKRMLPLIRQVLDEAGCVPTEIDAIAYTAGPGLVGALLVGASCAQALAFAWGIPALGVHHMEGHLLAPMLEKTPPQFPFVALLVSGGHTQLVQVDGIGQYTLLGESLDDAAGEAFDKTAKMMGLNYPGGPEIARLAERGVAGRYTFPRPMCDRPGLMFSFSGLKTSALNTWQQSVSAGDDSEQARCDIALAFQQAVVETLTIKCKRALKQAGMKRLVIAGGVSANKALRSSLEKMLGDMKGDVFYARPEFCTDNGAMIAYAGCQRLQAGQHESLAISVQARWPMEQLSPL, translated from the coding sequence ATGCTAGTACTGGGACTTGAAACCTCCTGCGACGAAACCGGTGTCGCACTTTACGACAGTGAACGCGGGCTCTTGGCCGATGCGCTGTTCAGCCAGATCGACCTGCACCGTGCCTATGGCGGCGTGGTGCCGGAGCTGGCCAGCCGTGATCACGTCAAGCGTATGCTGCCCCTGATTCGCCAGGTGCTGGATGAGGCCGGCTGCGTGCCGACCGAAATCGACGCCATTGCCTATACCGCCGGGCCCGGATTGGTCGGGGCCCTGCTGGTGGGGGCCTCTTGCGCCCAGGCGCTGGCCTTTGCCTGGGGTATTCCGGCCCTCGGTGTGCATCATATGGAAGGCCATTTACTGGCGCCGATGCTGGAAAAAACACCGCCACAGTTCCCGTTCGTCGCTTTGTTGGTTTCGGGCGGCCATACGCAGTTGGTTCAGGTGGATGGTATCGGTCAATACACCCTTTTGGGTGAGTCCCTGGATGACGCCGCCGGGGAAGCTTTCGACAAGACCGCGAAGATGATGGGCCTCAATTATCCAGGCGGACCGGAAATCGCCCGTCTCGCCGAAAGGGGTGTTGCCGGTCGCTACACCTTCCCGCGCCCGATGTGTGATCGCCCCGGCTTGATGTTCAGCTTCAGCGGCTTGAAAACCTCCGCGCTGAACACCTGGCAGCAGAGCGTCAGCGCCGGGGACGACAGTGAGCAAGCCCGTTGCGACATCGCACTGGCGTTCCAGCAGGCCGTGGTGGAGACTTTGACCATCAAGTGCAAGCGCGCCCTGAAACAGGCGGGTATGAAGCGCCTGGTGATCGCAGGCGGCGTCAGCGCCAACAAGGCCTTGCGCAGTTCACTGGAAAAAATGCTCGGCGACATGAAAGGCGATGTGTTTTACGCGCGGCCCGAGTTCTGCACCGACAATGGCGCGATGATCGCCTATGCCGGTTGCCAGCGCCTGCAGGCCGGGCAGCATGAGAGCCTGGCGATCAGCGTGCAGGCGCGCTGGCCGATGGAGCAATTGTCGCCGCTGTAA
- the rpsU gene encoding 30S ribosomal protein S21, producing the protein MPAVKVKENEPFDVALRRFKRSCEKAGVLAEVRSREFYEKPTSERKRKAAAAVKRHAKKVQREQRRAVRLY; encoded by the coding sequence ATGCCAGCCGTCAAAGTTAAAGAGAACGAACCCTTCGACGTAGCTCTGCGTCGTTTCAAGCGCTCCTGCGAAAAAGCCGGTGTACTGGCTGAAGTTCGTAGCCGCGAATTTTACGAGAAGCCTACTTCTGAGCGTAAGCGTAAAGCAGCAGCCGCTGTTAAGCGTCACGCCAAGAAAGTTCAGCGCGAACAGCGCCGCGCCGTTCGTCTGTACTAA
- the dnaG gene encoding DNA primase — protein sequence MAGLIPQSFIDDLLNRTDIVDVVSSRVQMKKAGKNYTACCPFHKEKTPSFSVSPDKQFYYCFGCGAGGNALGFIMDHDNLDFPQAVEELAKAAGMEIPREESGRPHKPRQPTDSPLYPLLTAAADFYRQALKSHPQRKAAVDYLKGRGLTGEIARDFGLGFAPPGWDNLYKHLSSDTLQQKAMIDAGLLVENAETGKRYDRFRDRVMFPIRDSRGRIIAFGGRVLGDDKPKYLNSPETPVFHKGQELYGLFEARKNNRNLDEIIVVEGYMDVIALAQQGLRNAVATLGTATSEEHMKRLFRVVPSVLFCFDGDQAGRNAAWRALEATLSSLQDGRRARFLFLPEGEDPDTLVRSEGTDAFRARINQHAQPLADYFFQQLTEEADPRSLEGKAHMATLAAPLIDKVPGANLKSLMRMRLLEITGLSGEAVSQLVHNAPHDAAPPAYDPGMDYDAMPDYSDFHQPQEAYAPQQEWTPKKPGAGGKKWDKKPWSKNGKRGDGDEAYAPRTPVAVEAPTLIALRTLIHHPQLAEKVESADHFANESNTYAQVLIALIEAVQKNPKLNSIQLMARWHGTEQGRLLKALAEKEWLIDGDNLEQQFLDTITRLSAGQHTQTLDELIKRARQPGLSAEEQIQIAKQMRDLLKQNVSASNPTSAGV from the coding sequence ATGGCCGGGCTGATTCCCCAGAGCTTTATTGACGACCTTCTGAACCGCACCGACATCGTCGATGTTGTCAGCTCGCGCGTGCAAATGAAGAAGGCTGGCAAGAACTACACCGCCTGCTGCCCGTTCCACAAGGAAAAGACCCCGTCGTTCAGCGTGAGCCCCGACAAGCAGTTCTACTACTGTTTCGGTTGTGGCGCGGGCGGCAATGCCCTCGGCTTCATCATGGACCACGACAACCTGGACTTCCCCCAGGCCGTCGAGGAACTGGCAAAAGCCGCCGGCATGGAAATCCCTCGCGAAGAAAGTGGGCGCCCGCACAAACCGCGGCAACCCACGGATTCGCCGCTGTACCCGTTGCTGACTGCCGCTGCCGACTTCTACCGTCAGGCGCTTAAAAGCCATCCGCAACGTAAGGCAGCCGTCGACTATCTCAAGGGTCGCGGCCTCACGGGTGAGATCGCCCGCGACTTCGGGCTGGGGTTCGCCCCGCCCGGCTGGGACAACCTGTACAAGCACCTGAGCAGCGACACTCTCCAGCAAAAAGCCATGATCGACGCAGGCCTGCTGGTGGAAAACGCCGAGACCGGCAAGCGCTACGACAGATTCCGCGACCGCGTGATGTTCCCGATCCGCGACAGCCGGGGCCGCATCATCGCCTTTGGTGGCCGCGTGCTGGGGGACGACAAGCCCAAGTACCTGAACTCGCCGGAAACCCCCGTGTTTCACAAAGGCCAGGAACTCTACGGCCTGTTCGAAGCGCGCAAGAACAACCGCAACCTCGATGAGATCATCGTGGTTGAAGGCTATATGGACGTGATCGCGCTCGCCCAACAGGGCCTGCGCAACGCCGTCGCCACCCTCGGCACCGCTACCAGCGAAGAGCACATGAAACGCCTGTTTCGCGTGGTGCCCAGTGTGCTGTTCTGTTTTGACGGCGACCAGGCGGGCCGAAACGCTGCCTGGCGTGCGCTGGAGGCCACGCTGTCGAGCCTGCAGGACGGCCGTCGCGCGCGCTTTTTGTTCCTGCCCGAAGGCGAAGACCCGGACACCCTGGTGCGCTCCGAAGGCACCGACGCGTTTCGCGCGCGCATCAATCAACATGCACAGCCGCTGGCAGACTATTTCTTCCAGCAACTGACCGAAGAAGCCGACCCGCGCTCCCTCGAGGGCAAGGCCCACATGGCCACCCTCGCCGCCCCGCTGATCGACAAAGTACCCGGCGCCAACCTGAAATCGTTGATGCGCATGCGCTTGCTGGAAATCACTGGGCTTAGCGGTGAAGCCGTCAGCCAGCTGGTGCACAACGCACCCCATGATGCAGCGCCACCGGCCTACGACCCAGGCATGGATTACGACGCCATGCCGGACTATTCCGACTTCCATCAACCGCAGGAAGCCTACGCGCCCCAGCAGGAATGGACGCCGAAGAAACCCGGCGCCGGCGGCAAGAAATGGGACAAGAAACCCTGGAGCAAAAACGGCAAGCGCGGTGACGGCGATGAGGCCTATGCCCCACGCACCCCGGTTGCTGTGGAAGCGCCGACATTGATTGCGCTGCGCACGCTCATCCACCACCCGCAACTGGCGGAAAAGGTCGAGAGCGCCGATCACTTTGCCAACGAGAGCAATACCTACGCCCAGGTGCTGATCGCCTTGATCGAGGCGGTACAGAAAAATCCTAAGCTAAACTCAATTCAGTTGATGGCGCGTTGGCATGGCACCGAACAAGGCCGGTTATTGAAAGCCCTCGCAGAAAAGGAGTGGCTAATTGACGGCGATAACCTTGAACAACAGTTTTTAGACACCATTACTAGGTTATCCGCGGGTCAGCACACGCAGACCCTCGATGAACTCATCAAGAGAGCAAGGCAGCCGGGATTATCGGCTGAAGAGCAAATTCAGATAGCAAAACAGATGCGCGACCTCTTAAAACAGAATGTTTCCGCATCAAACCCGACCTCAGCTGGCGTGTGA
- the rpoD gene encoding RNA polymerase sigma factor RpoD, giving the protein MSGKAQQQSRIKELIVLGREQGYLTYAEVNDHLPEDISDPEQVEDIIRMINDMGINVFEAAPDKDSLMLADADTDEAAAEEAAAALAAVETDIGRTTDPVRMYMREMGTVELLTREGEIEIAKRIEEGIREVMGAIAHFPGTVDHILSEYTRVTTEGGRLSDVLSGYIDPDDGIAPPAAEVPPPVDAKAAKADDDSEDDDAEASGDDEDEVESGPDPIIAAQRFGAVSDQMEITRKALKKHGRGNKQAIAELLALAELFMPIKLVPKQFEGLVERVRSALERLRAQERAIMQLCVRDARMPRADFLRQFPGNEVDESWTDALAKGKAKYAEAIGRLQPDIIRCQQKLTALETETGLTIAEIKDINRRMSIGEAKARRAKKEMVEANLRLVISIAKKYTNRGLQFLDLIQEGNIGLMKAVDKFEYRRGYKFSTYATWWIRQAITRSIADQARTIRIPVHMIETINKLNRISRQMLQEMGREPTPEELGERMEMPEDKIRKVLKIAKEPISMETPIGDDEDSHLGDFIEDSTMQSPIDVATVESLKEATRDVLSGLTAREAKVLRMRFGIDMNTDHTLEEVGKQFDVTRERIRQIEAKALRKLRHPTRSEHLRSFLDE; this is encoded by the coding sequence ATGTCCGGAAAAGCGCAACAGCAGTCTCGTATCAAAGAGTTGATCGTTCTCGGTCGTGAGCAGGGTTACCTGACTTACGCGGAGGTCAACGACCACCTGCCTGAGGATATTTCAGATCCAGAGCAGGTGGAAGACATCATCCGCATGATTAACGACATGGGGATCAACGTATTCGAAGCTGCGCCAGATAAGGATTCCCTTATGCTGGCGGACGCCGATACCGACGAGGCTGCCGCTGAAGAAGCGGCTGCCGCGCTGGCTGCTGTGGAGACCGATATCGGTCGTACCACCGACCCTGTGCGCATGTATATGCGTGAAATGGGTACCGTCGAGCTGCTGACACGCGAAGGCGAAATCGAAATCGCCAAGCGTATCGAAGAGGGCATCCGTGAAGTGATGGGCGCAATTGCGCACTTCCCTGGCACGGTTGACCATATTCTCTCCGAGTACACCCGCGTTACCACCGAAGGTGGCCGCCTGTCCGACGTCCTGAGTGGTTACATCGACCCGGACGACGGCATCGCGCCGCCTGCCGCCGAAGTGCCGCCGCCTGTCGATGCCAAGGCTGCAAAAGCCGACGACGACTCCGAAGACGACGACGCTGAAGCCAGCGGCGACGATGAAGACGAAGTTGAAAGCGGTCCAGACCCGATCATCGCTGCCCAGCGTTTCGGTGCGGTTTCCGACCAAATGGAAATCACCCGCAAGGCGCTGAAAAAGCACGGTCGTGGCAACAAGCAGGCGATTGCCGAGCTGTTGGCCCTGGCTGAGCTGTTCATGCCGATCAAGCTGGTGCCGAAGCAATTCGAAGGCCTGGTTGAGCGTGTTCGCAGCGCCCTTGAGCGTCTGCGTGCACAAGAGCGTGCGATCATGCAGCTCTGTGTCCGTGATGCGCGCATGCCGCGTGCCGACTTCCTGCGCCAGTTCCCGGGCAACGAAGTAGACGAAAGCTGGACCGACGCACTGGCCAAGGGCAAGGCGAAATACGCCGAAGCCATTGGTCGCCTGCAGCCGGACATCATTCGCTGCCAGCAGAAGCTGACCGCGCTTGAGACCGAAACCGGTCTGACGATTGCCGAGATCAAGGACATCAACCGTCGTATGTCGATCGGTGAGGCCAAGGCCCGCCGCGCGAAGAAAGAGATGGTCGAAGCCAACTTGCGTCTGGTGATCTCCATCGCCAAGAAGTACACCAACCGTGGCCTGCAATTCCTCGACCTGATCCAGGAAGGCAACATCGGCTTGATGAAAGCGGTGGACAAGTTCGAATACCGTCGCGGCTACAAGTTCTCGACTTATGCCACCTGGTGGATCCGTCAGGCGATCACTCGCTCGATCGCCGACCAGGCCCGCACCATCCGTATTCCGGTGCACATGATCGAGACGATCAACAAGCTCAACCGCATTTCCCGGCAGATGTTGCAGGAAATGGGTCGCGAACCGACCCCGGAAGAGCTGGGCGAACGCATGGAAATGCCTGAGGATAAAATCCGCAAGGTATTGAAGATCGCTAAAGAGCCGATCTCCATGGAAACCCCGATTGGTGATGACGAAGACTCCCATCTGGGTGACTTCATCGAAGACTCGACCATGCAGTCGCCAATCGATGTCGCCACCGTTGAGAGCCTTAAAGAAGCGACTCGTGACGTACTGTCCGGCCTCACTGCCCGTGAAGCCAAGGTACTGCGCATGCGTTTCGGCATCGACATGAATACCGACCACACCCTTGAGGAAGTCGGTAAGCAGTTTGACGTGACCCGTGAGCGGATCCGTCAGATCGAAGCCAAGGCGCTGCGCAAGTTGCGCCACCCGACGCGAAGCGAGCATCTGCGCTCCTTCCTCGACGAGTGA